In Helianthus annuus cultivar XRQ/B chromosome 8, HanXRQr2.0-SUNRISE, whole genome shotgun sequence, a single genomic region encodes these proteins:
- the LOC110872060 gene encoding uncharacterized protein LOC110872060 produces MAVDVYATSEVSSSPRISFSHDLKDPDSIYSDSLDPTRSDQLLLSPTFDFDFRTTSNLTPADELFSNGKLLPTQIKKPQFLQIPDTKTRSNNPNSDTQKKQLKELIQDQDQDQDQEHEKSLLRSFWQFRRSASYNCDNGKGPKGLLRSLSVKSLARSHSTGSALNPKRNSGQKVVGKTKDDPRLLRRCSSLNQAPPAPVYYSYQNSNKSCKGGIRIIPVLNIPPAYNISKGTINFFGFGFFCNGKVKKKTKS; encoded by the coding sequence ATGGCTGTAGATGTGTATGCCACTTCTGAAGTCTCTTCAAGCCCCAGAATCTCATTCTCACATGATCTCAAAGACCCAGATTCAATCTATTCAGACTCACTCGACCCGACCCGATCCGACCAGCTCTTGTTATCACCAACGTTTGATTTTGACTTCCGGACCACCTCAAATCTCACTCCAGCAGATGAACTATTCTCCAATGGCAAACTCCTACCAACCCAGATCAAAAAACCACAATTTCTTCAAATCCCAGATACCAAAACAAGATCAAACAACCCGAATTCCGACACCCAGAAAAAACAACTCAAGGAGTTAATCCAAGATCAAGATCAAGATCAAGATCAAGAACACGAGAAATCGTTACTAAGATCATTCTGGCAATTCCGGAGAAGCGCCAGTTATAATTGTGATAATGGGAAAGGTCCAAAAGGCTTACTTAGATCGTTATCTGTCAAAAGTCTAGCCCGAAGCCATTCGACTGGGTCGGCTTTGAACCCAAAGCGAAACTCGGGTCAAAAGGTGGTGGGGAAGACAAAGGATGATCCGAGGTTGTTAAGAAGATGTTCGAGTTTGAATCAAGCTCCTCCTGCACCTGTGTATTATAGTTATCAGAATTCGAATAAGAGTTGCAAAGGGGGGATAAGGATTATTCCGGTTTTGAACATTCCACCTGCTTATAATATTTCAAAAGGGACTATAAATTTTTTTGGGTTTGGTTTTTTTTGTAATGGGAAAGTTAAAAAGAAGACTAAATCTTAA